The Halomicronema hongdechloris C2206 genome includes a window with the following:
- a CDS encoding HAD family hydrolase — MVTLQCGNTRFEGIEAILFDKDGTLADSQHYLRHLAQKRARLIDAQVPGVYEPLLMAFGIDGYQCNNAGLMAVGSRQENEIAAAAYVAETGYKWLDALDLVQQAFQEADRYLLHKKAEQTPLFPGTETTLSTLASSLSLGILSADSTENVRDFVEFYELPILHYQGSEPNGLRKPNPDMVHQACQALATTASHTLVIGDSSVDSRMARQSLAAGFVAVVWRQSGWEQPEADAHLDDWQQLQIVSD, encoded by the coding sequence ATGGTGACTTTGCAGTGCGGTAATACTCGATTTGAGGGGATTGAAGCTATCCTCTTTGATAAAGATGGTACCTTGGCTGATTCTCAGCACTATCTGAGGCATTTGGCCCAAAAGCGAGCCCGTCTCATTGATGCTCAGGTTCCAGGTGTTTATGAACCTTTGCTGATGGCCTTCGGAATTGATGGTTATCAGTGTAACAATGCGGGGTTGATGGCTGTTGGCAGTCGCCAAGAGAACGAGATTGCAGCAGCTGCCTATGTAGCCGAAACAGGGTATAAGTGGCTAGATGCCTTAGACTTAGTACAGCAAGCCTTCCAGGAGGCGGATAGGTATTTGCTCCATAAAAAGGCTGAGCAAACTCCTCTTTTCCCTGGCACTGAGACTACGTTGTCGACGCTAGCGTCTTCCTTATCTCTTGGAATCCTCTCCGCCGATAGCACTGAGAACGTTCGAGATTTCGTTGAGTTTTATGAGCTACCCATTCTCCACTATCAAGGGAGCGAACCCAATGGTCTCAGGAAACCTAATCCTGATATGGTTCATCAAGCCTGCCAAGCCCTTGCAACAACCGCTTCCCATACTCTGGTGATCGGTGACTCTTCGGTAGACTCACGAATGGCGCGACAGAGTTTAGCGGCTGGTTTTGTTGCTGTCGTTTGGAGACAGTCTGGATGGGAGCAGCCGGAGGCTGATGCTCATCTTGATGATTGGCAACAGTTGCAAATCGTCTCAGATTAA
- a CDS encoding 30S ribosomal protein S1, producing the protein MVNQDGKEIAGIGFTHDDFAALLDKYDYHFSPGDIVPGTVFSLEPRGALIDIGAKTAAYIPIQEMSINRVDDPEEVLRSNETREFFILTDENEDGQLTLSIRRIEYMRAWERVRQLQQEDATVRSGVFATNRGGALVRIEGLRGFIPGSHISTRKPKEDLVGEDLPLKFLEVDEERNRLVLSHRRALVERKMNGLEVGEVVIGTVRGLKPYGAFIDIGGVSGLLHISEISHDHIDTPHSVFNVNDEIKVMIIDLDAERGRISLSTKQLEPEPGDMVRNPDLVFEKAEEMAAKYREQMMQQAAESTETTDSLNGEEAVLAVE; encoded by the coding sequence ATGGTCAATCAGGACGGAAAAGAAATCGCTGGCATTGGGTTCACTCACGACGACTTTGCGGCACTACTGGACAAATACGACTATCACTTCAGTCCAGGAGATATTGTGCCCGGTACGGTTTTCAGTCTTGAGCCCAGAGGTGCGCTGATTGACATTGGTGCTAAGACAGCAGCTTATATTCCTATTCAGGAAATGTCTATCAACCGAGTTGATGATCCTGAAGAGGTGCTGCGCTCTAACGAGACCCGGGAATTTTTCATTCTGACGGACGAGAATGAGGACGGTCAGCTCACCTTATCCATCCGTCGTATTGAGTACATGCGAGCTTGGGAGCGAGTCAGACAACTACAGCAAGAAGATGCCACTGTGCGCTCTGGAGTATTTGCTACGAACCGTGGTGGAGCGTTAGTGCGGATAGAGGGGCTACGTGGGTTCATTCCTGGATCTCATATCAGCACTCGTAAGCCCAAAGAAGATTTAGTTGGTGAAGACTTACCACTTAAATTCTTAGAAGTTGATGAAGAACGTAATCGTCTTGTCCTCAGTCACCGCCGAGCCTTAGTCGAACGCAAGATGAACGGCCTAGAGGTCGGTGAAGTAGTTATTGGTACTGTACGGGGCCTCAAGCCATATGGGGCCTTTATCGATATTGGTGGTGTTAGTGGTCTACTTCACATTTCTGAAATTTCCCATGACCACATTGATACTCCCCACAGTGTTTTCAATGTGAATGACGAAATTAAGGTCATGATCATTGACTTAGATGCTGAGCGAGGCCGTATTTCCCTATCTACTAAACAATTAGAGCCGGAGCCGGGAGATATGGTTCGAAACCCTGACCTGGTCTTCGAAAAAGCCGAAGAAATGGCTGCTAAGTATCGTGAGCAGATGATGCAACAGGCGGCTGAGTCTACGGAGACCACTGATAGTCTCAACGGCGAAGAGGCTGTCTTAGCAGTAGAATAG
- the metK gene encoding methionine adenosyltransferase: MTRRYLFTSESVTEGHPDKICDQISDTILDALLYQDPCSRVAVEVVVNTGLVLITGEISTNAQVNYVTLARQKIAEIGYTDPTNNGFSADSCAVMVALDEQSQDIAQGVDQAQEMREQTSDEVLDTIGAGDQGIMFGFACNETPELMPLPISLAHRISRKLATVRKAGLLRYLRPDGKTQVTVAYEDGQPVGIDTILVSTQHTATIGDTTDDAGIQEKIKAGLWEQVVLPVFEDLAVKPDSATRFLVNPTGKFVIGGPQGDSGLTGRKIIVDTYGGYSRHGGGAFSGKDPTKVDRSAAYACRYVAKNIVAAGLATKCEVQLSYAIGVARPVSILVDTFGTGTVSEEVLLQLIRQHFELRPAGIIQAFGLQAIVAERAGRFYQDVAVYGHFGRPDLDLPWEKTDKATTLVSSVKQLLAGVS, translated from the coding sequence TTGACTCGTCGTTATCTATTCACCTCCGAATCAGTTACTGAGGGACATCCCGATAAAATTTGCGATCAGATTTCGGATACTATTCTAGATGCTCTGTTATACCAGGATCCTTGCAGCCGCGTTGCGGTTGAGGTCGTTGTAAACACTGGTTTGGTATTAATTACTGGGGAAATTTCAACTAATGCTCAGGTCAACTATGTCACTTTGGCCCGGCAAAAGATTGCTGAAATCGGCTATACAGATCCAACCAATAATGGCTTTTCAGCAGATAGCTGTGCTGTCATGGTGGCTTTAGATGAACAATCTCAAGATATTGCCCAGGGGGTTGATCAGGCCCAAGAAATGCGTGAGCAAACCAGCGATGAGGTGTTAGATACCATTGGTGCCGGTGATCAGGGCATTATGTTTGGGTTTGCCTGCAATGAAACTCCTGAACTGATGCCACTACCCATCAGTTTGGCCCATCGGATTTCGCGTAAATTGGCAACGGTGCGCAAGGCTGGTTTACTGCGATACCTGCGACCAGATGGGAAAACCCAGGTTACTGTCGCCTATGAAGATGGGCAACCAGTAGGTATAGATACCATCTTGGTATCGACCCAACACACAGCTACTATCGGTGATACTACTGATGATGCTGGCATTCAGGAGAAAATCAAGGCGGGTCTTTGGGAACAAGTGGTTTTGCCAGTATTTGAGGATCTGGCAGTGAAGCCTGATAGCGCGACCCGGTTCTTGGTTAATCCTACAGGTAAGTTTGTCATTGGCGGCCCTCAGGGCGATTCTGGTCTGACTGGCCGCAAAATCATCGTTGATACTTACGGCGGCTATTCTCGCCATGGTGGTGGTGCCTTTTCAGGTAAAGATCCCACCAAGGTCGATCGCAGTGCTGCCTATGCCTGCCGTTACGTAGCTAAGAACATCGTTGCAGCTGGTTTGGCGACAAAGTGTGAGGTTCAACTTAGCTATGCTATCGGTGTTGCCCGGCCAGTCAGTATTCTAGTTGATACATTTGGTACCGGTACTGTTAGTGAAGAGGTGCTATTGCAGTTGATTCGCCAACACTTTGAACTGCGTCCGGCTGGCATTATCCAGGCGTTTGGTTTACAAGCGATCGTGGCGGAGAGAGCTGGACGCTTTTATCAAGATGTAGCTGTCTATGGCCATTTTGGCCGTCCTGATCTTGATTTGCCCTGGGAAAAAACGGATAAGGCGACTACCCTAGTGTCGTCTGTTAAGCAGTTGTTGGCTGGGGTTAGCTAG
- the psbB gene encoding photosystem II chlorophyll-binding protein CP47 encodes MGLPWYRVHTVVLNDPGRLISVHLMHTALVAGWAGSMALFELATYDPSDPVLNPMWRQGMFVLPFMARLGVTQSWGGWSVTGETAVDPGFWSFEGVAAAHIVLAGLLFLAACWHWVYWDLDLFQDPRTGEPALDLPKMFGIHLFLSGLLCFGFGAFHLTGLWGPGMWVSDPYGLTGHIQPVAPEWGAAGFNPFNPGGIVAHHIAAGIVGIIAGLFHLTVRPPQRLYKALRMGNIETVLSSSIAAVFFAAFVVAGTMWYGSTATPIELFGPTRYQWDSGYFQQEIERRVQAEVADGASLEEAYNAIPEKLAFYDYVGNSPSKGGLFRVGPMNQGDGLAQAWLGHPVFKDGEGRILSVRRIPNFFETFPVVLTDQDGVVRADIPFRRAESRYSFEQKGVTVSFYGGELGGQTFTDPAVVKRYARKTQLGEPFEFDRETLGSDGVFRTSPRGWFTYAHAVFALIFFFGHIWHGSRTLFRDVFAGIDPDLSPEQVEWGFFAKVGDVSTRKEETV; translated from the coding sequence ATGGGACTACCCTGGTACCGTGTACACACAGTGGTCCTGAACGATCCAGGGCGACTGATTTCTGTGCACTTGATGCATACAGCTCTGGTTGCTGGTTGGGCCGGCTCAATGGCCCTCTTTGAGCTGGCTACGTACGATCCTAGTGATCCAGTGCTTAATCCTATGTGGCGGCAGGGAATGTTCGTGCTGCCATTTATGGCTCGATTGGGTGTAACTCAATCTTGGGGGGGCTGGAGTGTTACCGGGGAAACGGCAGTTGATCCGGGTTTCTGGTCCTTTGAGGGAGTAGCTGCAGCCCATATCGTGTTAGCAGGCCTACTGTTCTTAGCGGCTTGCTGGCATTGGGTCTATTGGGATTTGGATCTCTTCCAAGATCCGCGGACTGGCGAACCGGCTCTTGATTTACCGAAGATGTTCGGTATCCATTTATTCTTGTCTGGCCTACTGTGTTTTGGATTTGGGGCATTCCACTTAACCGGTCTTTGGGGGCCGGGTATGTGGGTTTCTGATCCCTATGGGCTTACTGGTCATATTCAGCCTGTTGCGCCAGAATGGGGAGCCGCTGGGTTTAATCCATTTAACCCAGGAGGCATCGTCGCTCACCACATTGCAGCAGGAATCGTTGGCATCATTGCCGGACTCTTCCACTTGACGGTACGACCTCCACAGCGGCTCTATAAGGCCCTGCGTATGGGAAATATCGAGACTGTCTTGTCTAGCAGTATTGCGGCTGTCTTCTTCGCAGCCTTTGTGGTTGCCGGCACCATGTGGTACGGGAGCACAGCTACCCCAATTGAGTTGTTCGGTCCCACTCGCTATCAGTGGGATAGTGGCTATTTCCAGCAGGAAATTGAGCGTCGAGTTCAAGCTGAAGTGGCAGATGGGGCCTCTTTAGAAGAAGCCTATAATGCCATTCCAGAAAAGTTGGCCTTTTACGACTATGTGGGGAATAGTCCCTCTAAAGGTGGTCTATTCCGGGTTGGTCCCATGAATCAAGGCGATGGCCTGGCTCAAGCTTGGTTGGGACATCCCGTCTTTAAAGATGGCGAAGGTCGTATTTTGTCGGTGCGTCGTATTCCTAATTTCTTTGAAACCTTCCCAGTGGTCTTAACGGACCAAGACGGTGTTGTCCGAGCTGATATTCCCTTCCGCCGAGCTGAATCTCGTTATAGCTTTGAGCAAAAAGGAGTCACAGTTAGCTTCTACGGTGGTGAACTGGGAGGGCAAACCTTCACTGATCCGGCAGTCGTGAAGCGTTACGCTCGGAAAACTCAGCTGGGTGAGCCCTTTGAATTCGATCGTGAAACGCTCGGTTCTGATGGCGTCTTCCGGACCAGCCCGCGTGGATGGTTTACCTATGCTCACGCGGTATTTGCATTGATCTTCTTCTTTGGCCACATCTGGCATGGTTCTCGGACCCTATTCCGAGATGTGTTTGCCGGAATTGACCCTGACTTATCTCCTGAACAGGTAGAATGGGGCTTCTTTGCCAAGGTTGGAGATGTCTCAACCCGTAAGGAAGAGACTGTGTAA
- a CDS encoding DUF1802 family protein: MSPLGIALKEWAVVVDALTQGELILLLRKGGIHDYKGRFRAKHGQAWLLPTYAHQLASALKPPYCDGQRPALKGHRISPTPPLETIYLKSWASITHVFPIHQSASIHALAPYHIWSDEFIQQRLSWKPHRPLMVLLLRVYRLSEPVELAMQPSYSGCRSWITLEHPIPLVPSSPALDDTAYQHQVNAITAVLQETSSDDSGADSPAIHSGHD, from the coding sequence GTGTCGCCTCTGGGGATTGCCCTTAAAGAATGGGCTGTTGTTGTAGACGCCCTGACGCAGGGGGAATTAATACTGCTGCTGCGGAAGGGCGGAATCCATGATTATAAAGGACGGTTTAGGGCTAAACATGGGCAAGCCTGGCTCTTACCTACCTACGCTCATCAACTAGCGTCGGCCCTTAAGCCGCCCTATTGTGATGGTCAAAGACCGGCCCTGAAGGGCCATCGCATCTCGCCAACGCCACCTTTAGAGACCATTTATCTAAAGAGCTGGGCTAGTATCACCCATGTTTTTCCCATCCACCAATCAGCCTCAATCCATGCCCTAGCTCCTTACCACATTTGGAGCGATGAATTCATTCAGCAGCGGCTGTCTTGGAAGCCACATCGTCCCCTGATGGTCCTACTCCTACGGGTATATCGCCTATCCGAACCAGTCGAGCTAGCTATGCAGCCCAGCTACAGTGGTTGCCGTTCCTGGATTACCCTAGAGCACCCGATACCGTTAGTCCCGAGCTCCCCCGCCCTAGATGACACTGCCTATCAGCACCAGGTCAATGCCATCACTGCTGTCCTTCAGGAGACCTCCTCTGATGACTCAGGTGCAGACTCTCCTGCCATTCACAGCGGTCATGACTGA
- the nrdR gene encoding transcriptional regulator NrdR produces MQCPFCQHPNNRVLESRSAEAGRSIRRRRECLSCSRRFTTYERIEYIPITVIKRSGERELFDRSKLLRGIIRACEKTGVSSQVTTELVDDIEAELQQQAVREVESSEIGELVLDRLRTISEVAYVRFASVYRQFQGIRDFVETLSHLQEQSGLDQHHEHFDFSKLPINVP; encoded by the coding sequence ATGCAATGTCCATTCTGCCAACACCCTAATAATCGTGTTCTAGAGTCGAGGTCTGCCGAGGCTGGACGCAGTATTCGACGGCGTCGAGAGTGTTTGAGTTGCAGTCGACGCTTCACGACCTATGAGCGTATCGAGTATATTCCTATCACAGTGATTAAGCGCAGCGGTGAACGGGAGCTCTTTGATCGCTCTAAGCTACTACGCGGTATTATTCGTGCCTGTGAGAAAACAGGGGTGTCTTCTCAAGTAACCACTGAGTTAGTGGATGATATTGAGGCGGAGTTGCAACAGCAGGCAGTTCGAGAAGTTGAGAGTTCCGAAATCGGTGAACTTGTTTTAGATCGATTGCGTACTATTAGTGAAGTAGCCTACGTACGTTTTGCCTCAGTTTACCGACAATTTCAGGGGATTCGAGATTTTGTTGAAACTCTAAGCCATCTCCAGGAGCAATCTGGTCTTGACCAGCATCACGAGCACTTCGATTTCTCCAAGCTTCCCATCAACGTCCCCTAA
- a CDS encoding 2Fe-2S iron-sulfur cluster-binding protein gives MANIKFLKENKEVIAADGANLRLKALENGIDIYTFLAKMMNCGGYGQCGTCVVDVVEGASNLSPKTAVEERKLKKWPDSCRLACQTTVHGPVSILTKPDKSSSDRSGQDQQDIATEST, from the coding sequence ATGGCTAACATTAAGTTTCTTAAAGAAAACAAAGAGGTTATTGCTGCCGATGGTGCCAATCTGCGGCTCAAAGCTCTTGAGAATGGTATCGACATCTATACCTTTCTCGCTAAGATGATGAACTGCGGCGGTTATGGTCAATGTGGAACTTGCGTTGTTGATGTTGTTGAAGGAGCAAGTAATCTTTCTCCTAAAACGGCTGTGGAGGAACGCAAACTGAAGAAGTGGCCAGATAGTTGTCGATTAGCTTGTCAGACAACGGTTCACGGCCCTGTTAGTATTCTTACTAAGCCAGATAAGTCTAGCTCGGATAGGTCGGGTCAGGATCAGCAAGACATTGCGACGGAGTCAACCTAG
- a CDS encoding photosystem II reaction center protein T, translating to MESIAYIFLIACILGTLFFAVAFREPPRISKD from the coding sequence ATGGAAAGCATCGCGTATATTTTCCTTATTGCCTGCATCCTTGGCACGCTGTTTTTTGCAGTTGCATTTCGCGAGCCTCCTCGCATCTCTAAGGACTAG
- a CDS encoding 1-acyl-sn-glycerol-3-phosphate acyltransferase, with protein sequence MLTEFSGAARPPLDFIPPDPNPLLLPVLKGLLPGWMCWRLGLTQVEVVNIERLVKLYREFQQGQTRLLIAFRHPSPDDAFCLAKLLWYLVPQASRRLAIPLQSPIHAHFIYDRGIPIWAGRGVGWLYSKLGGTPIQRGKVDRVGLRWARQLFSQGRWPLAAAPEGGNNGHSELVSPLEPGIAQMSFWCVDDLRQAERAEQVVILPLGIQYCYETPPWQAMAKLLSHLEAEVGMGPTSSPTSMEDLDPPVWLYPRLYGLGLTLLQLMEDYYQRYYGAEIAQAETSTLGDASLPDRLHRLLDAALRIAEDYFQLAPRGSLVDRCRRIEQAGWDRIYQEALRNPTKLSAVERGLADRLAEEAHLRMWHMRLVENFVAVTGHYVKENPSAERFAETLLLLRDTIVRIQGENPFPRPRLGHQIAQLAVGSPILVTERWPAYQQNRRQAVIELTQDLQTALEALIQS encoded by the coding sequence ATGCTGACTGAGTTTTCTGGGGCTGCGCGCCCACCCCTTGACTTTATCCCTCCTGATCCCAATCCGCTACTGCTGCCAGTGCTGAAAGGGTTACTGCCAGGGTGGATGTGCTGGCGACTAGGCTTAACTCAGGTGGAGGTGGTCAATATTGAGCGCTTGGTGAAGCTGTATCGCGAGTTTCAACAGGGGCAAACCCGGTTGCTGATTGCTTTCCGTCATCCCAGTCCAGACGATGCCTTTTGCCTAGCCAAATTACTATGGTACTTAGTGCCCCAAGCCTCCCGGCGATTAGCAATTCCCTTACAGTCTCCGATCCATGCTCACTTTATTTACGACCGGGGAATTCCTATCTGGGCCGGGCGTGGAGTCGGTTGGTTGTACTCAAAACTGGGAGGAACACCGATTCAGCGAGGTAAGGTCGATCGGGTGGGATTACGTTGGGCCCGCCAATTGTTTAGTCAGGGGCGGTGGCCGTTAGCGGCGGCTCCGGAGGGAGGTAACAATGGCCATAGCGAGTTAGTCAGTCCCTTAGAGCCAGGGATTGCTCAAATGAGCTTTTGGTGTGTGGATGATTTGCGCCAAGCCGAGCGAGCCGAGCAGGTGGTGATTTTGCCGTTGGGAATTCAATACTGTTATGAAACCCCTCCCTGGCAAGCCATGGCCAAGCTGCTATCTCACTTGGAAGCTGAAGTTGGTATGGGACCAACTAGTTCTCCCACATCTATGGAAGACTTGGACCCGCCAGTATGGCTCTATCCTCGCTTGTATGGTTTGGGCCTAACCCTACTGCAGCTCATGGAAGACTATTACCAGCGCTACTATGGCGCAGAGATAGCTCAGGCAGAGACATCTACCTTAGGAGATGCCTCTTTGCCTGATAGATTGCATCGGCTTCTAGATGCAGCTTTGAGGATAGCCGAGGATTATTTTCAGCTAGCACCGAGGGGATCATTGGTAGATCGATGTCGCCGCATTGAACAAGCTGGATGGGATCGTATCTATCAAGAGGCCCTACGCAACCCGACTAAACTCTCTGCGGTAGAGCGAGGTTTGGCAGATCGCCTGGCGGAGGAGGCCCATCTTCGCATGTGGCATATGCGGCTAGTGGAAAATTTCGTGGCAGTGACTGGTCACTATGTTAAGGAAAACCCTTCAGCCGAGCGGTTTGCGGAAACGCTCTTATTATTAAGGGATACGATTGTACGTATCCAGGGGGAAAATCCATTTCCACGCCCTCGCTTAGGGCACCAAATTGCTCAGCTGGCGGTTGGGAGTCCTATCCTAGTCACAGAACGATGGCCAGCCTATCAGCAGAATCGTCGTCAGGCGGTTATTGAGCTGACGCAAGATTTGCAGACAGCATTAGAGGCCTTAATTCAGTCATGA